The proteins below are encoded in one region of Bifidobacterium dentium JCM 1195 = DSM 20436:
- a CDS encoding C1 family peptidase, whose protein sequence is MIESNDTNEKAIDRQLLKRYAKDFNSDRANLVAANAAVSAGVLEAATDYKGQRSLPRDFSIELKQGSITNQRRSGRCWMFASLNTLRYELMHTWNLDDFEFSETYLFFWDAMEKSNTYLENVLATLDEPTDSRIFQEINDGPADDGGWWQMFAALVNKYGLVPKNAYPESANSKDSDAFKQYLNSKLREFAADLRDRHAAGTPIDELRTLKNEDMSTVYRMCAIALGEPPETFDFLVRTSDDDKKDAGSDGIGSDKKADKPKSGKDERRQIREFGITPIEFYRKYVPLDVNDLVTLCNVPMESRSFNTRYRIRFTANVAEAGDMEFINVPLDAFKKAAIDQISAGHPIWFACDCTQFSLRSAGYFDRDSVRVDQLFGTEFTFDKAQGLEYGDSPSNHAMTFTGVNLDGDGRPNRWKVENSWGKDNGDDGYYVASDAWFDRYVTEIIIRKEYLDEATRSLLTAEPVELDPWEPLTKRSR, encoded by the coding sequence ATGATCGAATCCAATGACACCAACGAAAAGGCAATCGACAGACAACTGCTCAAACGGTACGCCAAAGACTTCAACTCCGATCGGGCCAACCTCGTGGCCGCCAATGCGGCCGTCTCCGCCGGCGTACTCGAAGCGGCCACCGACTACAAGGGACAGCGCTCGCTGCCGCGTGACTTTTCCATCGAGCTGAAACAGGGGTCAATCACCAACCAGCGTCGTTCCGGCCGTTGCTGGATGTTCGCCTCGCTCAACACGCTGCGCTACGAGCTCATGCATACGTGGAACCTCGACGACTTCGAATTCTCGGAAACATACCTGTTCTTCTGGGATGCGATGGAGAAATCCAACACGTATCTGGAAAACGTGCTCGCCACACTCGATGAGCCGACCGATAGCCGTATCTTTCAGGAGATCAACGATGGTCCGGCCGATGATGGCGGCTGGTGGCAAATGTTCGCCGCCTTGGTGAACAAGTACGGGCTCGTTCCGAAGAACGCATACCCGGAGTCCGCGAATTCCAAGGATTCCGACGCCTTCAAACAGTATCTCAACTCCAAACTACGTGAGTTCGCGGCCGATCTGCGTGATAGGCATGCGGCCGGTACGCCGATCGACGAGCTTCGTACGCTGAAAAACGAGGACATGTCGACCGTATACCGCATGTGCGCGATTGCGTTGGGCGAGCCGCCGGAGACATTCGATTTTCTGGTGCGCACCAGTGACGACGATAAGAAGGACGCCGGTTCCGACGGGATAGGTTCCGACAAGAAGGCTGACAAACCGAAATCCGGCAAGGACGAGCGCAGGCAGATTCGCGAATTCGGCATCACTCCGATCGAATTCTATAGGAAGTACGTGCCGCTCGACGTGAACGACCTGGTCACCCTATGCAACGTTCCGATGGAATCCCGCTCATTCAATACGCGCTACCGCATCCGTTTCACCGCGAACGTCGCTGAGGCGGGTGACATGGAATTCATCAACGTGCCGCTCGACGCGTTCAAGAAGGCGGCCATCGATCAGATCAGCGCCGGGCATCCGATCTGGTTCGCCTGCGACTGCACGCAGTTCTCCCTGCGTTCCGCGGGATACTTCGACCGCGACAGTGTGCGCGTGGACCAACTGTTCGGCACCGAATTCACCTTCGATAAGGCGCAAGGCCTTGAATACGGCGATTCTCCGAGCAACCACGCCATGACCTTCACCGGCGTGAACCTTGACGGCGACGGCAGACCGAACCGTTGGAAGGTCGAAAACAGCTGGGGCAAAGACAACGGCGACGACGGATACTACGTGGCGTCCGACGCATGGTTCGACCGCTATGTGACTGAGATCATCATCCGCAAGGAATACCTCGATGAAGCCACCCGTTCGCTGCTTACCGCGGAGCCGGTGGAACTTGACCCATGGGAGCCGCTGACCAAGCGCTCCAGATAA
- a CDS encoding MazG nucleotide pyrophosphohydrolase domain-containing protein, with the protein MKARIGMKAAAVMIRSGRAARIGVMTQAACDAYELPEGFEYCSKLNPVIEAVSALDRVKAVVRILHEPGGCPWDGSQTNRSLLKPLLEETYEYIDAVETDDRENMREELGDMLLQSVFQAQVCAHDETDPFGIDEVCDRLVDKLITRHPHVFMPDDAVATESDAPKSAEETLQLWERMKQKEKQRKSVLEGISHAQGALPRAAKVVSRVAKSANRTQLEQAYTVESQPSDTGHDHQYADRIIAILRDAQRNGVDVESELRCRLRDLECAIERIESENR; encoded by the coding sequence ATGAAGGCACGCATCGGCATGAAAGCGGCGGCAGTGATGATTCGGTCGGGACGTGCGGCAAGAATCGGCGTTATGACTCAAGCTGCATGTGACGCGTACGAACTTCCCGAAGGATTCGAGTATTGCTCAAAGCTGAATCCGGTAATCGAAGCGGTCTCCGCCTTGGATCGTGTCAAGGCCGTGGTGCGAATACTGCACGAGCCGGGCGGCTGCCCGTGGGACGGTTCGCAGACGAACCGATCCCTGCTCAAACCTCTGCTCGAGGAAACCTATGAGTACATCGACGCGGTCGAAACCGACGACCGCGAGAACATGCGCGAGGAACTGGGCGATATGCTCCTGCAATCCGTGTTCCAGGCACAGGTGTGCGCGCATGACGAGACCGATCCATTCGGCATCGATGAGGTATGCGACCGCTTGGTCGACAAGCTCATCACCCGCCATCCGCACGTATTCATGCCCGATGATGCGGTTGCAACGGAATCGGATGCTCCGAAGTCCGCTGAAGAGACGCTGCAATTATGGGAGAGGATGAAACAGAAGGAGAAGCAACGCAAGTCGGTGCTCGAAGGTATCTCACACGCCCAAGGCGCACTGCCAAGAGCCGCCAAAGTCGTTTCACGCGTCGCCAAATCAGCGAACCGGACCCAACTCGAACAGGCATACACCGTCGAGTCGCAGCCGTCCGATACCGGCCACGACCACCAGTACGCCGACCGGATCATCGCGATACTGCGTGACGCCCAGCGCAATGGCGTCGACGTGGAATCAGAGCTACGCTGCAGATTGCGCGATCTGGAATGCGCCATCGAACGAATCGAAAGCGAAAATCGATGA